Proteins co-encoded in one Garra rufa chromosome 21, GarRuf1.0, whole genome shotgun sequence genomic window:
- the nipal3 gene encoding NIPA-like protein 3, which translates to MSSDLRMNGLRMAREDGVTGDSYTENLIGTLLAIFGNLLVSISVSIQKQSHVTLAGNKDPRQYYYTKTWWSGLMLMVLGEGALFVSYAFAPLSLIAPLNAVSVISSAILGFLFLREKWKPQEFLKRYILTFLGCALTAGGTYLFVTFGPNSHEKLNAENIVKHVIGWPFLLYLLLGIITFCLVLYFYKQRNANYLVLILLLVALLGSVTVITVKAVSGMIVLSVVGPLQLSYPIFYVMFVSMVATIVFQASFLAQASHLYDSSIIACVNYIFCTTFAIVAGAIFYEEFNHEDVLHICMFLLGCAICFLGVFLITKNKRKAKAFEPYVTMDMAKGVPTIHNKGWAVQPDYNGSFSYGALENNDSAAPVTLPVDQELSVSPSELKKD; encoded by the exons ATGTCATCTGATTTAAGGATGAACGGCTTGAGGATGGCACGAGAGGACGGTGTGACGGGAGACTCCTACACC GAAAACCTCATTGGAACATTGTTAGCTATCTTTGGAAACCTGTTGGTCAGCATCTCAGTCAGCATTCAG AAACAAAGTCATGTGACGTTGGCGGGAAATAAAGACCCGAGGCAGTACTACTACACTAAGACCTGGTGGTCTGGCCTGATGCTGATGGTTCTGGGCGAAGGCGCCCTGTTTGTGTCTTATGCATTTGCACCGCTCTCTCTCATAGCGCCGCTTAATGCTGTGTCTGTCATAT CAAGCGCCATCTTGGGTTTCCTGTTTTTGCGGGAAAAGTGGAAGCCACAGGAATTCTTGA AGCGCTACATCTTGACTTTCCTGGGCTGTGCCTTGACGGCAGGCGGTACTTATCTCTTTGTGACGTTTGGACCGAACTCCCATGAGAAGCTAAATGCGGAGAATATAGTAAAACATGTTATCGGCTGGCCCTTCCTCTTATACCTG CTCCTGGGGATCATCACATTCTGTCTAGTGCTGTATTTCTATAAACAGCGGAATGCTAACTACCTCGTCCTGATTCTGCTGCTGGTGGCACTACTTG GTTCAGTGACTGTAATTACAGTGAAGGCGGTTTCAGGGATGATTGTGCTTAGCGTCGTGGGTCCTCTACAGTTATCCTATCCCATATTCTATGTCATGTTTGTCAGCATGGTGGCAACCATTGTCTTTCAAGCATC ATTTCTAGCACAGGCATCTCACCTGTATGATTCCTCCATCATCGCATGTGTGAATTACATTTTCTGCACAACATTTGCAATTGTGGCAG GGGCCATATTTTATGAGGAGTTTAACCATGAAGACGTTCTGCACATATGCATGTTTCTTTTGGG GTGTGCTATATGCTTTCTTGGTGTGTTCCTGATCACTAAAAACAAGAGGAAGGCCAAAGCCTTTGAGCCATATGTCACTATGGACATGGCAAAGG GCGTTCCAACCATTCACAACAAAGGCTGGGCCGTGCAGCCCGATTATAATGGCTCTTTTTCTTACGGAGCACTGGAAAACAACGATAGCGCGGCTCCTGTGACACTTCCAGTGGACCAAGAACTGTCCGTCTCTCCTTCAGAGCTGAAGAAAGACTGA